A window of the Sphingobium sp. CAP-1 genome harbors these coding sequences:
- a CDS encoding polysaccharide deacetylase family protein, with protein sequence MTALLITVDTELSSSLHQRGLSLEENVRRSIWAEAQGRGWGVGWQMDLLDRFGLKGVFFLDPMPALVHGADFLMPIVGAIVGRGHEVQMHIHTEWLAWAQQSPVGGRQGRNIGDFTLDDQVVLLSLAKGLLEDAGAPPITAFRAGNFGANDDTLRALASIGVAWDSSVNPAYLGRECGISADPAQIGATRLWGVGELPVSGIADRPGGFRPAQICAMSAAEMRAGLRHAAREGQDAFTVVTHSFEMLSRDRQRPNGAVIARFEALCREAARLSAVHGAGYNDLPADLADRPARTLSRAAPSRLRTGLRIAQQAWATWRYEHRLVPA encoded by the coding sequence ATGACCGCTCTGCTCATCACCGTCGATACCGAGCTGTCCTCCTCGTTGCATCAGCGCGGCCTCAGCCTGGAAGAAAATGTGCGCCGCTCGATCTGGGCGGAGGCGCAGGGGCGGGGCTGGGGCGTGGGCTGGCAGATGGACCTGCTCGACCGCTTCGGCCTCAAGGGCGTTTTCTTCCTCGATCCGATGCCCGCTCTGGTCCATGGCGCGGACTTCCTGATGCCGATCGTCGGCGCGATCGTCGGGCGCGGCCATGAAGTGCAGATGCACATTCACACCGAATGGCTCGCCTGGGCGCAGCAATCGCCCGTCGGCGGCCGGCAGGGCCGCAATATCGGCGATTTCACCCTGGACGATCAGGTCGTCCTGCTCTCCCTCGCCAAAGGCCTGCTGGAGGACGCCGGCGCCCCGCCCATCACCGCCTTTCGCGCCGGCAATTTCGGCGCGAACGATGATACGCTGCGCGCGCTGGCCAGTATCGGCGTCGCCTGGGACAGCAGCGTCAATCCCGCCTATCTCGGTCGCGAATGCGGCATTTCCGCTGACCCGGCCCAGATCGGCGCGACCCGCCTGTGGGGCGTGGGCGAACTGCCGGTGTCGGGCATCGCCGATCGCCCCGGCGGCTTCCGCCCGGCCCAGATCTGCGCCATGTCGGCGGCGGAGATGCGCGCGGGCCTGCGCCACGCCGCGCGCGAAGGGCAGGATGCCTTCACCGTCGTCACCCATAGTTTCGAAATGCTCTCGCGCGATCGCCAGCGGCCCAATGGCGCGGTCATCGCCCGGTTCGAGGCGCTGTGCCGCGAAGCCGCCCGCCTGTCCGCCGTCCATGGCGCGGGCTATAACGACCTGCCCGCCGATCTGGCCGACCGGCCGGCCCGCACCCTCAGCCGCGCCGCGCCCAGCCGGCTGCGCACCGGGCTGCGCATCGCGCAACAGGCCTGGGCGACCTGGCGCTACGAACATCGGCTGGTTCCCGCGTGA
- a CDS encoding flavin reductase family protein, whose translation MSVVSFDSATFRRVLGHYPTGVCVVTATEGDGAPVGMVVGSFTSVSLDPPLVAFFPAKSSTSWPRLQAVGKFCVNILASDQLPLCRQIAGPGPDKFAGIAHRVSANGSPILDDVVAWIDCTLDAVHEAGDHHIVLGRVAALEVERPERPLLFFQGQYGQFSLMD comes from the coding sequence ATGAGCGTGGTCAGTTTCGACAGTGCGACCTTTCGGCGGGTGCTGGGCCATTATCCCACCGGCGTCTGCGTCGTCACCGCGACGGAAGGTGATGGCGCGCCGGTCGGCATGGTGGTCGGCTCCTTCACCTCGGTTTCGCTCGATCCGCCGCTGGTCGCTTTCTTTCCGGCCAAATCCTCGACCAGTTGGCCACGCCTTCAGGCCGTGGGTAAATTCTGCGTCAACATCCTCGCCAGCGACCAGCTACCGCTCTGCCGCCAGATCGCCGGGCCGGGGCCGGACAAGTTCGCCGGCATCGCCCATCGCGTATCGGCCAATGGCTCGCCGATCCTGGACGATGTCGTCGCCTGGATCGACTGCACGCTCGACGCCGTGCATGAGGCGGGCGACCATCATATCGTGCTGGGCCGCGTCGCCGCGCTGGAAGTGGAGCGCCCCGAACGGCCTCTGCTCTTCTTCCAGGGCCAATATGGCCAATTTTCGCTGATGGATTGA
- a CDS encoding NADP-dependent malic enzyme, with product MSDRSNVEFSEREALFFHSTGRPGKIEIIASKPMATQRDLSLAYSPGVAVPVRAIAADPSTAYDYTAKGNLVAVISNGTAILGLGNLGALASKPVMEGKAVLFKRFADVDSIDIELKTEDVDRFIDAVELMEPSFGGINLEDIKAPECFVIETTLKERMNIPVFHDDQHGTAIIAAAGVINAALLTGRDMKDMKVVVNGAGAASISCTELIKALGVPHDNVIMCDSKGVIYQGRAEGMNQWKSAHAVRTDARTLTEAVKGADVFLGLSVAGAMTQDMVKSMAANPIIFAMANPDPEILPPDAHAVRPDAIVATGRSDFHNQVNNVLGFPFIFRGALDVRATGINEAMKLAAAHAIAELAREQVPEEVASAYGRSHSFGPDYIIPAPFDPRLMEVVPAAVAEAAMATGVAQKPIEDMAAYRQSLKARLNPTTTVLTTAYEVAKANPKRVVFAEAEEEVVLRAAIQFRDHGYGIPVLVGRAHVLDKLRELGVQDPESFELHNSVNSPLVPDMVDQLYARLQRRGYLRRDCERMVNRDRNIFGTLLVKMGVADAMITGVTRPYGQTLREVKRVMDPAAGRTPFGIHVMVTKDKTVFLADTTVHERPSATELADIAEGTVAVARRMGHDPRVAFLSYSNFGNPPGAYLDNVRDAVKVLDERGVDFEFEGEMTPDAALNPAVMKNYPFSRLSGPANVLVMPGLQSANISAKLLRELGGSSVIGPVLVGMEKSVQIATMSSNASELLTLAVLAAGGVAL from the coding sequence ATGTCAGACAGGTCGAATGTGGAATTTTCCGAGCGCGAGGCGCTGTTCTTCCATTCGACCGGCCGCCCCGGCAAGATCGAGATCATCGCGTCCAAGCCGATGGCGACCCAGCGCGACCTGAGCCTTGCCTATTCGCCCGGCGTCGCGGTGCCGGTGCGCGCCATCGCCGCCGATCCGTCGACCGCCTATGACTATACGGCCAAGGGCAATCTGGTCGCGGTCATCTCCAACGGCACGGCGATCCTGGGGCTGGGCAATCTCGGCGCGCTGGCGTCCAAGCCGGTGATGGAGGGCAAGGCGGTGCTGTTCAAGCGCTTCGCCGACGTGGACAGCATCGACATCGAACTCAAGACCGAGGATGTCGATCGCTTCATCGACGCGGTCGAGCTGATGGAGCCGAGCTTCGGCGGCATCAACCTTGAAGATATCAAGGCGCCCGAATGCTTCGTCATCGAAACGACGCTGAAGGAACGGATGAACATCCCGGTCTTTCATGACGACCAGCATGGCACCGCGATCATCGCGGCGGCGGGCGTCATCAACGCGGCGCTGCTCACCGGCCGCGACATGAAGGATATGAAGGTGGTGGTGAACGGCGCGGGCGCCGCCTCCATTAGCTGCACCGAACTCATCAAGGCGCTGGGCGTCCCCCATGACAATGTCATCATGTGCGACAGCAAGGGCGTCATCTATCAGGGGCGTGCCGAAGGCATGAACCAGTGGAAGTCGGCCCACGCGGTCAGGACCGATGCCCGCACCCTGACGGAAGCGGTGAAGGGCGCCGACGTGTTCCTGGGCCTTTCGGTCGCCGGTGCGATGACCCAGGATATGGTGAAATCGATGGCGGCCAATCCGATCATCTTCGCCATGGCCAATCCCGACCCGGAAATCCTGCCGCCCGACGCCCATGCCGTGCGCCCCGACGCGATCGTCGCCACCGGCCGGTCGGACTTCCACAATCAGGTCAACAACGTCCTGGGCTTTCCCTTCATCTTCCGTGGCGCGCTCGATGTGCGGGCGACCGGCATCAACGAAGCGATGAAGCTGGCGGCGGCCCATGCCATCGCCGAACTGGCGCGCGAACAGGTGCCGGAGGAAGTCGCCAGCGCCTATGGCCGCTCGCACAGCTTCGGTCCCGACTATATCATCCCCGCGCCCTTCGATCCGCGCTTGATGGAAGTCGTGCCCGCCGCCGTCGCCGAAGCGGCGATGGCGACCGGCGTCGCGCAGAAGCCGATCGAGGACATGGCCGCCTATCGCCAGTCCTTGAAGGCCCGGCTCAACCCGACCACCACCGTCCTCACCACCGCCTATGAAGTGGCCAAGGCCAATCCCAAGCGCGTCGTCTTTGCCGAGGCGGAGGAGGAAGTCGTGCTGCGCGCCGCCATCCAGTTCCGCGACCATGGCTATGGCATTCCGGTGCTGGTCGGCCGCGCCCATGTGCTGGACAAGCTGCGGGAACTGGGCGTGCAGGACCCCGAAAGCTTCGAACTGCACAACAGCGTCAATTCGCCGCTGGTGCCCGACATGGTCGACCAGCTTTATGCCCGGCTCCAGCGGCGCGGCTATCTGCGTCGCGATTGCGAACGCATGGTCAACCGCGATCGCAACATTTTCGGCACGCTGCTGGTCAAGATGGGCGTCGCCGACGCGATGATCACCGGCGTCACCCGGCCCTATGGCCAGACGCTGCGCGAAGTGAAGCGGGTGATGGACCCGGCGGCCGGCCGCACCCCCTTCGGCATCCATGTCATGGTGACGAAGGACAAGACCGTGTTCCTGGCCGACACCACCGTCCATGAACGGCCATCCGCCACCGAACTGGCCGACATTGCGGAAGGCACCGTCGCGGTCGCCCGGCGCATGGGCCATGACCCGCGCGTCGCCTTCCTCTCCTATTCCAATTTCGGCAACCCGCCCGGCGCCTATCTCGACAATGTCCGCGACGCGGTGAAGGTGCTGGACGAACGCGGCGTCGATTTCGAATTTGAAGGCGAAATGACCCCCGATGCCGCACTCAACCCGGCGGTCATGAAAAATTATCCGTTCAGCCGCCTGTCCGGCCCGGCCAATGTGCTGGTCATGCCCGGCCTGCAATCGGCCAATATCTCGGCCAAGCTGCTGCGCGAACTGGGCGGCTCGTCGGTTATCGGCCCGGTGCTGGTCGGCATGGAAAAATCGGTGCAGATCGCCACCATGTCCTCCAACGCGTCCGAACTGCTGACGCTGGCGGTGCTGGCGGCGGGCGGCGTCGCGCTCTGA
- the mutS gene encoding DNA mismatch repair protein MutS yields the protein MMTTNAAASQPTPMMAQYLALKAEARDCLLFYRMGDFFELFFDDAKMAAATLDIALTSRGEHEGAPIPMCGVPVHSAETYLARLIKGGHRVAIAEQTETPAQAKARGGKTLVARAIVRYVTAGTLTEETLLDSRRDNMLVALAQVGAEGMAQIGIAAADISTGRFETMTCPIGDLPAELARLRPSETVVAEGTTLDVADCHPFDRAAFSSTRAEEALKRLFGVATLDGFGQFGRAELAAMGGLIAYLDHAGKGTLPFLAPPLRKTSGGHVAIDAATRESLEIVATMAGARAGSLLGAIDRTVTGAGARLLGQDLSAPLMDLAIIEARLGLVQLFHDDAGLRDQLRGALRALPDIGRALGRVAVGRGSPRDLGQLRDGLSEARLLRERLGRMADAPLYLAQLLPALDGHGALVDALARALVPAPPTETANGGYIADGYDPALDELRRMAGDGRRAIAALEAKYREQTGIGALKIRHNGVLGYHVEVPARSADTLMAPDSGFTHRQTLAGVVRFNSIDLHEEAGRVAQAGAHALVAEAAHLEELIGAVLDRKADIARAADALARLDVAASLAERAAEGGWQRPHFISDDGAGQCLDIVGGRHPVVEDALRKEGQPFVANDCRLAEADRLWLVTGPNMGGKSTFLRQNALIVILAQAGGYVPAQSATLTLVDRLFSRVGASDNLARGRSTFMVEMVETAAILAQASERSFVILDEVGRGTSTYDGLALAWAVVEAVHEVNRCRCLFATHYHELTRLAETLSSLSLHHVRAREWKGDLILLHELAEGPADRSYGLAVARLAGLPPAVLKRAKDVLARLEAGKARTGGIAAGLDDLPLFAAVAAQDEAKVDPLRAAIDAIDADALSPREALDHLYRLKQLAADARAD from the coding sequence ATGATGACGACGAACGCAGCCGCTTCCCAGCCCACCCCGATGATGGCGCAATATCTGGCGCTGAAGGCCGAGGCGCGCGATTGCCTGCTTTTTTATCGCATGGGCGATTTTTTCGAGCTGTTCTTCGACGACGCCAAAATGGCGGCGGCAACGCTCGACATCGCGCTCACCAGCCGGGGCGAGCATGAGGGCGCGCCGATCCCGATGTGCGGGGTGCCGGTGCATAGCGCCGAAACCTATCTGGCGCGCCTCATCAAGGGCGGGCATCGCGTCGCCATCGCCGAACAGACCGAAACGCCGGCGCAGGCCAAGGCGCGGGGCGGCAAGACATTGGTGGCGCGCGCCATCGTCCGCTACGTCACCGCCGGCACGCTGACCGAGGAGACGTTGCTCGACAGCCGGCGCGACAATATGCTGGTCGCGCTGGCGCAGGTCGGCGCGGAGGGCATGGCGCAGATCGGCATCGCCGCCGCCGACATTTCCACCGGCCGGTTCGAGACGATGACCTGCCCGATCGGCGACCTGCCCGCCGAACTGGCGCGGCTGCGGCCGAGCGAGACGGTGGTGGCCGAAGGCACGACGCTGGACGTGGCGGATTGTCACCCGTTCGATCGCGCCGCCTTTTCCAGCACCCGCGCGGAGGAGGCGCTGAAACGGCTGTTCGGGGTCGCGACGCTGGACGGGTTCGGCCAGTTCGGCCGGGCCGAACTGGCGGCGATGGGCGGGCTGATCGCCTATCTCGACCATGCGGGGAAAGGCACGCTGCCCTTCCTCGCCCCGCCGCTGCGCAAGACCAGCGGCGGCCATGTCGCGATCGACGCGGCGACGCGCGAGAGTCTGGAGATCGTCGCGACCATGGCCGGGGCGCGGGCGGGCAGCCTGCTGGGCGCGATCGACCGGACGGTGACAGGCGCGGGCGCGCGGTTGCTGGGGCAGGATCTGTCCGCGCCGCTGATGGACCTTGCCATCATCGAGGCGCGGCTGGGGCTGGTGCAGTTGTTCCATGACGATGCGGGCCTGCGCGACCAGTTACGCGGCGCGTTGCGGGCGTTGCCCGACATCGGCCGGGCGCTGGGGCGCGTGGCGGTGGGGCGCGGCAGTCCGCGCGATCTGGGCCAGTTGCGCGACGGGCTGAGCGAAGCGCGGCTGCTGCGCGAACGGCTGGGGCGGATGGCGGACGCGCCGCTCTATCTGGCGCAGTTGCTGCCCGCGCTCGACGGCCATGGCGCGCTGGTCGATGCGCTGGCACGCGCGCTGGTCCCCGCGCCGCCGACCGAGACGGCGAACGGCGGCTATATCGCCGACGGCTATGACCCGGCGCTGGACGAATTGCGGCGCATGGCGGGCGACGGCCGCCGCGCCATCGCCGCGCTGGAGGCGAAATATCGCGAGCAGACCGGCATTGGCGCGCTCAAGATCCGCCATAATGGCGTGCTGGGATATCATGTCGAGGTGCCGGCGCGGTCGGCCGATACGCTGATGGCGCCCGACAGCGGCTTCACCCATCGCCAGACGCTGGCGGGCGTGGTGCGCTTCAATTCGATCGACCTGCATGAGGAAGCCGGGCGCGTGGCGCAGGCGGGCGCCCATGCGCTGGTGGCCGAAGCCGCGCATCTGGAGGAGCTGATCGGCGCGGTGCTGGACCGCAAGGCCGATATCGCCCGCGCCGCCGATGCGCTGGCGCGGCTGGACGTTGCCGCATCGCTGGCGGAACGGGCGGCCGAGGGCGGCTGGCAGCGGCCGCATTTTATTTCCGATGATGGGGCCGGTCAGTGCCTCGACATTGTCGGCGGGCGGCATCCGGTGGTCGAGGATGCGCTGCGCAAGGAGGGCCAGCCCTTCGTCGCCAATGACTGCCGCCTTGCCGAAGCCGACCGGCTATGGCTCGTCACCGGCCCGAATATGGGCGGTAAATCAACCTTCCTGCGGCAGAATGCGCTGATCGTCATCCTGGCGCAGGCGGGGGGCTATGTTCCCGCGCAATCGGCGACGCTGACGCTGGTCGATCGCCTGTTCAGCCGGGTCGGCGCATCGGACAATCTGGCCAGGGGGCGATCGACCTTCATGGTCGAGATGGTCGAGACGGCGGCGATTTTGGCGCAGGCGAGCGAGCGCAGCTTCGTGATTCTGGATGAGGTGGGGCGCGGCACCTCCACCTATGACGGGCTGGCGCTGGCCTGGGCGGTGGTCGAGGCGGTGCATGAGGTCAATCGCTGTCGCTGCCTGTTCGCGACCCATTATCATGAACTGACGCGGCTGGCCGAAACGCTGTCGTCGCTGTCGCTGCACCATGTGCGGGCGCGCGAGTGGAAGGGCGACCTCATCCTGCTGCACGAACTGGCCGAAGGGCCGGCGGATCGCAGCTATGGCCTGGCGGTGGCGCGGCTGGCGGGACTGCCGCCCGCCGTGCTGAAACGGGCGAAGGATGTGCTGGCGCGGCTGGAGGCGGGCAAGGCGAGGACCGGCGGAATCGCCGCGGGGCTGGACGACCTGCCGCTGTTCGCCGCCGTCGCCGCGCAGGACGAGGCGAAGGTCGATCCGCTGCGCGCCGCGATCGACGCGATCGACGCCGACGCATTGTCCCCCCGCGAGGCGCTCGATCATCTCTACCGTTTGAAACAACTGGCCGCCGACGCGCGGGCGGACTAG
- a CDS encoding [protein-PII] uridylyltransferase, producing MVMQFPALGSRRSIIDRRAISDTIHALAQAHRGDSVRLRGAIVKELKAALEQGRAEVARRLEAKPTRGRESVTAFAFLIDQILRLLYDATTYHLYPAGNRSTGERIVLIAVGGYGRGEMAPHSDVDIGFITPWKPTGWTEQVIESMLYSLWDLGLKVGHSSRSVDETMRMAKSDLTVRTALLEARYIWGDRALYEETSTRFDAEVMQGNARAFVTEKLEEREERHKRMGDSRYVVEPNVKEGKGGLRDLHTLFWIGKYVNRVRSVAELVDVGLLTQAELRQFQKAEDFLWAVRCHLHTITGRAEDRLTFDLQLETATRMHFTGRAGRSGVERFMRYYFLNAKIVGDLTAVFLAHLDDQMGPKGRRYIPSIFRRPKKLDGFVLDRGRLSLPSDDFFQADPVRLLDIFAVADKHGLQIHPSAMRAASRDASLIGAKVRKDPRANAAFMEVLTSPRDPETVLRWMNESTVFGRFVPDFRRVVAQMQFDMYHHYTVDEHTIRAVGLLARIEKGELPGDHPLATELMGKILSRRVLYVAVLLHDIAKGRGGDHSILGAEVAEHLCPRLGLTPAETETVAWLVRYHLLMSATAFKRDLADYKTILDFVDVVQSPERLRLLLCLTVVDIRAVGPGVWNSWKRQLLGDLYDSAEEVLRLGHKQKGRSERVTAKQEGLRQALGMDEAAFAAFSRRLPESYWIAEPEDILVHNAQHILASGDAPLSIAAHYYPQRGATLVTVYATDHPGLFYRIAGAIHLAGGNIIDARIHTTRDGVAIDNFLVQDPLGGAFHSPEQLTRIRNAIEDSLSNRHRLITKLAARPLTRTRAEAFRIEPNVLIDNKASNRFTVVEVNARDRPALLFSLANALFQSKVTVHSAHVATYGERAVDTFYVTDLLGGKIESKSRLQTLERRLLEAAGGDVGQALEMA from the coding sequence ATGGTCATGCAGTTCCCCGCCCTGGGATCGCGCCGCTCCATCATCGACCGGCGCGCGATTTCCGACACGATCCACGCATTGGCGCAGGCGCATCGGGGCGACAGCGTCCGGCTGCGCGGCGCCATCGTCAAGGAATTGAAGGCGGCGCTGGAACAGGGCCGGGCCGAAGTCGCGCGGCGGCTGGAGGCCAAGCCGACGCGCGGACGGGAGTCGGTGACGGCCTTCGCCTTCCTGATCGACCAGATTTTGCGGCTGCTCTACGACGCGACCACCTATCATCTCTATCCGGCGGGCAATCGCAGCACCGGCGAACGGATCGTGCTGATCGCGGTGGGCGGCTATGGCCGGGGCGAAATGGCGCCGCACAGCGATGTCGATATCGGCTTCATCACCCCGTGGAAGCCGACCGGCTGGACCGAGCAGGTGATCGAATCCATGCTCTATTCGCTGTGGGATCTGGGGCTGAAGGTCGGGCATAGCAGCCGTTCGGTCGATGAAACGATGCGCATGGCCAAGAGCGACCTGACCGTGCGCACCGCCTTGCTGGAGGCGCGCTATATCTGGGGCGACCGCGCCCTGTACGAGGAAACCTCCACCCGGTTCGACGCCGAAGTGATGCAGGGCAATGCCCGCGCCTTCGTCACCGAGAAGCTGGAGGAGCGCGAGGAGCGGCACAAGCGGATGGGCGACAGCCGCTATGTCGTGGAACCCAATGTGAAGGAGGGCAAGGGCGGGCTGCGCGACCTGCACACCTTGTTCTGGATCGGCAAATATGTGAACCGGGTGCGATCGGTCGCGGAACTGGTCGATGTCGGCCTGCTGACCCAGGCCGAATTGCGCCAGTTCCAGAAGGCCGAGGATTTCCTGTGGGCGGTGCGATGCCATCTGCACACCATCACCGGCCGGGCCGAGGACCGGCTGACCTTCGACCTTCAGCTCGAAACCGCGACCCGGATGCATTTTACCGGCCGCGCCGGCCGATCCGGGGTCGAGCGCTTCATGCGCTATTATTTCCTGAACGCGAAGATTGTGGGCGATCTGACCGCCGTGTTCCTGGCGCATCTGGACGACCAGATGGGGCCAAAGGGACGGCGCTATATCCCGTCCATCTTCCGCCGGCCCAAGAAGCTGGACGGATTCGTGCTGGATCGCGGGCGGCTGTCGCTGCCGAGCGACGATTTCTTTCAGGCGGACCCGGTGCGGCTGCTGGACATCTTCGCGGTGGCGGACAAGCATGGCTTGCAGATTCACCCCAGCGCGATGCGCGCCGCCAGCCGTGACGCCAGCCTGATCGGCGCGAAAGTGCGCAAAGACCCGCGCGCCAACGCCGCCTTCATGGAGGTGCTGACCAGCCCGCGCGATCCCGAAACGGTGCTGCGCTGGATGAACGAATCGACCGTGTTCGGCCGTTTCGTGCCCGATTTCCGCCGCGTCGTCGCGCAGATGCAGTTCGACATGTATCATCATTATACCGTCGACGAGCATACCATCCGCGCGGTCGGGCTGCTGGCGCGGATCGAGAAGGGCGAATTGCCGGGCGACCATCCGCTGGCCACCGAATTGATGGGCAAGATATTGTCGCGCCGCGTCCTCTATGTCGCGGTGCTGCTGCATGACATCGCCAAGGGGCGTGGCGGCGACCACAGCATATTGGGCGCGGAGGTGGCGGAGCATCTGTGCCCGCGGCTTGGCCTCACCCCAGCCGAGACGGAGACGGTCGCCTGGCTGGTGCGATACCATCTGCTGATGTCGGCCACCGCCTTCAAGCGCGACCTGGCCGATTACAAGACGATCCTCGACTTTGTCGATGTGGTGCAAAGCCCGGAACGGCTGCGGCTGCTGCTATGCCTGACGGTGGTGGATATTCGCGCGGTGGGGCCGGGCGTGTGGAATAGCTGGAAACGGCAGTTGCTGGGCGATCTCTACGATTCGGCGGAAGAAGTGCTGCGGCTGGGCCACAAGCAGAAGGGCCGGAGCGAACGCGTCACCGCCAAGCAGGAAGGGCTGCGCCAGGCGCTGGGCATGGACGAGGCCGCCTTCGCCGCGTTCAGCCGCAGGCTGCCCGAATCCTACTGGATCGCCGAGCCGGAGGACATCCTTGTCCACAACGCCCAGCATATATTGGCGTCGGGCGATGCGCCGCTGTCGATCGCGGCCCATTATTATCCGCAGCGCGGCGCGACGTTGGTGACGGTCTATGCCACCGACCATCCGGGCCTGTTCTACCGGATCGCGGGCGCCATCCATCTGGCCGGCGGCAACATCATCGACGCGCGCATCCACACGACCCGCGACGGCGTGGCGATCGACAATTTCCTGGTGCAAGACCCGCTGGGCGGCGCATTCCACAGTCCCGAACAACTCACCCGCATCCGCAACGCGATCGAGGATTCGCTGTCCAACCGGCATCGGTTGATCACCAAGCTGGCGGCGCGGCCGTTGACCCGGACTCGCGCCGAAGCCTTTCGCATCGAACCCAATGTGCTGATCGACAACAAGGCGTCGAACCGCTTTACCGTCGTGGAGGTCAATGCGCGCGACCGGCCGGCGCTGCTGTTCAGCCTGGCCAATGCGCTGTTCCAGTCGAAGGTGACGGTCCACAGCGCCCATGTCGCCACCTATGGCGAGCGCGCGGTCGACACTTTCTATGTCACCGACCTGTTGGGCGGGAAGATCGAGAGCAAGTCGCGGTTGCAGACGCTGGAACGCCGCCTGCTGGAAGCGGCCGGCGGGGATGTGGGCCAGGCGCTGGAGATGGCGTGA
- a CDS encoding L,D-transpeptidase family protein has product MKVVRVDSGAGRLSFGDLVIACTIGRSGACAAADKREGDGCTPIGTWPIRAVLLRPGKVAATGIGLPWRWIGASDGWSDDPADPAYNRPVRLPRPFSAESLIRDDDAYDVIVVLGHNDAPPVPGQGSAIFFHLSEGRPTAGCVAIDRADMLRLLPLLAPGDAMEIL; this is encoded by the coding sequence GTGAAGGTCGTCCGCGTCGACAGCGGCGCGGGTCGCCTCAGCTTCGGCGATCTCGTCATCGCCTGCACCATCGGCCGCAGCGGCGCCTGTGCAGCGGCGGACAAGCGGGAAGGGGATGGCTGCACGCCGATCGGCACATGGCCGATCCGCGCCGTGCTGTTGCGGCCGGGCAAGGTCGCGGCGACCGGCATCGGCCTGCCCTGGCGCTGGATCGGGGCGAGCGATGGCTGGTCGGACGATCCGGCCGACCCCGCCTATAACCGCCCCGTCCGCCTGCCGCGCCCCTTCTCCGCCGAAAGCCTGATCCGCGACGACGACGCCTATGATGTCATCGTCGTGCTGGGCCATAATGACGCGCCGCCGGTGCCGGGGCAGGGCAGCGCGATCTTCTTCCATCTGTCCGAAGGCCGTCCGACCGCCGGCTGTGTCGCCATCGACCGCGCCGATATGCTTCGCCTGCTGCCGCTGCTCGCGCCCGGCGATGCGATGGAAATCCTGTAG
- the ribA gene encoding GTP cyclohydrolase II has product MQGREAARAIDALRRGWAIRLTAPDGAIRLMAIEGADAVTLADFDPQRRADILISAARAETLKLANQLAAADPDLPVLVERAPWIDADVATAISDPVLDLASPLKGPFRARPLSAPQAAKAALRLARLAGILPAYFLTDADGPVEADVHADAIAAYDDAVHLAIATRARLPVSASESAEIVAFRSPDEPREHVALIVGKRDGSPPVIRLHSECLTGDVLGSLKCDCGPQLHEALHKIADAPWGILLYLRQEGRGIGLVNKLRAYALQDQGFDTVDANVRLGFAIDARDFSVAARMLDLLGVREVRLLTNNPNKVTGLEAAGIGVTERLPIILPANPHNERYLATKRDRTGHQL; this is encoded by the coding sequence ATGCAGGGTAGGGAGGCCGCCCGCGCCATCGACGCGCTGCGCCGGGGCTGGGCGATCCGCCTGACCGCGCCCGACGGTGCGATCCGGCTGATGGCGATCGAGGGGGCGGACGCGGTGACGCTGGCGGACTTCGATCCGCAGCGCCGGGCCGATATCCTGATCTCCGCCGCGCGCGCCGAAACATTGAAGCTCGCCAACCAGCTTGCCGCCGCCGATCCCGACCTGCCGGTGCTGGTCGAGCGCGCGCCGTGGATCGACGCCGATGTCGCCACCGCCATCTCCGATCCGGTGCTGGACCTCGCCTCGCCGCTCAAGGGGCCATTTCGCGCCCGCCCCCTGTCCGCGCCCCAGGCCGCCAAGGCGGCGCTGCGCCTCGCGCGCCTCGCCGGCATATTGCCCGCCTATTTCCTGACGGACGCTGACGGCCCGGTCGAGGCCGATGTCCATGCCGACGCGATCGCCGCCTATGACGATGCCGTCCATCTCGCCATCGCCACCCGCGCGCGCCTGCCCGTCTCCGCCAGCGAAAGCGCGGAGATCGTCGCCTTCCGCAGTCCCGACGAGCCGCGCGAGCATGTCGCGCTGATCGTCGGCAAGCGCGATGGCTCGCCGCCGGTCATCCGCCTGCACAGCGAATGCCTGACCGGCGACGTGCTGGGCAGCCTCAAATGCGACTGCGGCCCGCAATTGCATGAAGCGCTCCACAAAATCGCCGACGCGCCATGGGGCATCCTGCTCTACCTCCGCCAGGAAGGGCGCGGCATCGGCCTCGTCAACAAGCTGCGCGCCTATGCGCTCCAGGATCAGGGCTTCGACACGGTCGACGCCAATGTGCGCCTCGGCTTCGCGATCGACGCGCGCGATTTTTCGGTCGCGGCGCGGATGCTCGACCTGCTCGGCGTGCGGGAAGTGCGGCTGCTCACCAACAATCCCAACAAGGTGACGGGGCTGGAAGCGGCCGGCATCGGCGTGACCGAGCGGCTGCCGATCATCCTGCCCGCCAATCCGCATAATGAACGCTATCTCGCCACCAAGCGCGACCGCACCGGCCATCAATTGTGA